In Glandiceps talaboti chromosome 6, keGlaTala1.1, whole genome shotgun sequence, one DNA window encodes the following:
- the LOC144436864 gene encoding uncharacterized protein YfbL-like: protein MSHEERRVDRVCFSIGAVDDLNTIAVNLRTLLEVRFSENRNHHVNPGNKDNAINYITETLKSYNLDVRSVEFSGQNSAVSYEGVNIIGILPGKKKGTADDQVILLGSHFDTVKTTPGVDDNGSGIAALLEAARLVTSETCETTNTIVFVAFDLEEMQEEAGKGVIGSEHFVNDWLIDFLVNGDGTNSSFKGAIVLETLMNFDSGENAQTFSQGFKVLFEDVYNRVDSRNFAGDFITVVGRQTSDAALMSGFTNHWSAVDDDMFLNESMPVPFSGVPTEREYSLYRDFFRSDHSPFWRHPPNSLSAILLTDTANFRGNMKQCYHNPCDNVTSITDDKMKFLAKTTRSVANMLIELSIETPEVCADANGLSYSSTQLAAIGLIITLSLLI from the exons aTGTCCCATGAGGAAAGGAGGGTAGACAgag TGTGCTTTTCCATTGGTGCTGTGGACGACTTGAATACAATAGCTGTTAACCTTCGTACGCTCCTTGAAGTGCGATTCTCCGAGAACCGCAATCACCATGTAAACCCTGGAAACAAGGACAATGCTATTAACTACATAACAGAAACACTGAAGAGTTACAATCTAGATGTGCGAAGTGTGGAATTTTCCGGACAAAAT AGCGCCGTTTCA TACGAGGGGGTAAATATCATCGGCATACTCCCAGGAAAAAAGAAAGGTACCGCCGACGACCAAGTGATCTTATTGGGGTCGCACTTTGATACTGTGAAAACCACACCAGGCGTTGACGATAACGGGTCTGGTATTGCAGCACTGCTAGAGGCTGCACGGCTGGTTACATCCGAGACATGCGAGACAACCAATACAATCGTGTTTGTGGCTTTCGATCTTGAGGAAATGCAAGAAG AGGCTGGAAAAGGTGTAATTGGAAGTGAACACTTCGTTAACGATTGGCTGATTGATTTCCTTGTGAATGGCGACGGGACGAATAGCTCCTTTAAGGGTGCGATAGTTCTGGAAACCCTTATGAACTTTGATAGTGGTGAAAATGCCCAAACCTTTTCACAGGGCTTTAAAGTC ctgtttgaAGACGTTTACAATAGAGTAGATAGCAGGAATTTTGCTGGAGATTTCATAACCGTCGTTGGCCGTCAGACAAGCGACGCTGCACTAATGTCAGGATTCACCAACCACTGGTCAGCTGTGGACGATGACATGTTTCTAAATGAGAGTATGCCCGTCCCGTTTTCAg GCGTCCCTACAGAACGAGAATATTCTTTGTATCGCGATTTCTTCCGAAGTGATCACTCACCATTCTGGCGTCATCCCCCGAACTCCCTCAGCGCTATTCTCCTAACTGATACAG ctAACTTTCGTGGCAATATGAAACAGTGTTACCATAATCCATGTGATAATGTGACATCTATTACTGATGACAAAATGAAGTTTCTCGCAAAGACAACCAGAAGTGTTGCCAACATGCTGATTGAACTAAGTATTGAAACCCCTGAAGTATGTGCag ATGCGAATGGACTTTCATACTCTTCAACACAGCTGGCAGCCATTGGTCTGATAATTACGTTGTCACTGTTGATATAA
- the LOC144436863 gene encoding 5-hydroxytryptamine receptor 1A-like — MALTFPTVSYGNTTTVIVGGVEGDDEITVKIVFVATILTLFIVVTITGQMLVILAVVTEKSLRTPSNYCIVSLALCDLILAVTVMPVGLFTEIKSGQWLLGETFCDIFMFFDVLCCTASIFNLCLISIDRYFSITSPIRYFLKRTPLRAVIVISLCWVCCILISITRPLGLKTTSSDGHFCGLLNEHFRILSSIFSFYLPLLVMLFTYYKIFQAARSRLQKIRDLGGGTVLTFNVNDLQHSSTDHETSTHRQTEDNSRHSMTRHGDSRVYAWGDDIDRPGTLDDHTVTTFRPDIHRLPRNDNLLAIPAIHQPIHASNAFKKKSTNTTEKFSLAKERKAARTLGVVMGAFIICWAPFFLFNVIVPYCASCVVTTDLFSFVTWLGYGNSMLNPFIYTYFNKDFRRAFKRLLLINYICKSK; from the coding sequence ATGGCTTTAACTTTCCCAACGGTATCCTACGGTAATACTACGACTGTGATCGTTGGTGGGGTGGAAGGAGACGATGAGATAACCGTTAAGATAGTTTTCGTGGCTACGATCCTAACACTCTTCATCGTTGTGACCATCACCGGGCAGATGCTTGTCATCCTGGCGGTGGTGACAGAGAAGAGTCTCCGTACCCCAAGCAACTATTGCATCGTTAGTCTGGCACTTTGCGATCTCATCTTGGCTGTTACAGTCATGCCTGTCGGTTTGTTTACAGAGATAAAAAGTGGACAGTGGCTGCTAGGAGAGACATTTTGTGACATATTTATGTTCTTTGACGTTTTATGCTGCACGGCTTCAATTTTCAACCTTTGCCTTATCAGCATCGATCGCTACTTTAGTATAACGTCTCCGATCAGGTATTTTTTGAAGAGAACGCCGCTTAGAGCTGTGATTGTCATCTCGCTGTGTTGGGTATGCTGTATACTAATAAGTATCACGAGACCGCTTGGATTGAAGACAACTTCTTCTGATGGGCATTTTTGTGGGTTATTAAACGAACACTTTAGAATCCTTTCATCTATTTTCTCATTCTATCTACCTCTCTTGGTGATGCTGTTTACGTATTACAAGATATTTCAGGCAGCGAGAAGCAGGCTTCAGAAGATCCGTGACTTGGGTGGAGGCACCGTACTGACGTTCAACGTCAACGATCTTCAGCACTCTTCTACAGATCATGAAACATCTACCCACCGTCAAACTGAAGACAATAGCCGACACTCGATGACGAGGCACGGAGACTCGCGAGTGTATGCCTGGGGTGACGACATTGACAGACCCGGTACATTAGACGATCACACGGTTACAACATTTCGCCCGGATATACACCGTTTACCAAGGAATGACAATCTATTAGCAATACCTGCTATACACCAACCGATTCATGCAAGCAATGCTTTCAAAAAGAAGAGTACAAACACCACTGAAAAGTTTTCATTGGCAAAAGAAAGAAAAGCAGCAAGAACTCTTGGTGTCGTAATGGGTGCATTCATTATTTGTTGGGCGCCATTTTTCCTCTTCAACGTTATTGTACCTTATTGTGCTAGCTGTGTAGTTACGACGGACTTGTTTAGTTTCGTCACATGGTTGGGATACGGAAATTCGATGCTTAATCCGTTCATTTATACGTACTTCAATAAGGACTTCCGAAGGGCCTTCAAAAGGTTACTTCTcattaattatatatgtaaGTCCAAGTGA